Proteins encoded by one window of Rutidosis leptorrhynchoides isolate AG116_Rl617_1_P2 chromosome 7, CSIRO_AGI_Rlap_v1, whole genome shotgun sequence:
- the LOC139859992 gene encoding uncharacterized protein gives MTSRFEKLEKFEGAYFRRWQKKMQFLLTTLKLVYVLSTPRPAESDEEIMEHAPLRGKWDNDDLMCRGHILNGMSDVLFDVYNSFESTKELWDKLEDKYMAEDASSKKFLVSNFNNYKIVDTRPIMEQFYKILRILGKFTQHNISMDETFSVSSIIDKLPSSWQDFKHTLKHKKEDMNLNELGSHLRIKESIGAQDSGKGKGKEVGSSSINMIEDKCWSLE, from the coding sequence ATGACTTCAAGGTTTGAAAAATTGGAGAAGTTTGAAGGGGCatattttaggagatggcaaaagaagatgcaattTCTTTTGACCACATTGAAATTGGTTTATGTGTTGTCAACTCCAAGGCCCGCTGAATCGGATGAAGAGATAATGGAACATGCCCCGTTAAGGGGCAAATGGGACAATGATGACTTGATGTGTCGTGGCCACATTCTAAATGGCATGTCCGATGTTTTATTTGATGTTTACAATTCGTTTGAATCGACAAAGGAACTTTGGGATAAATTGGAGGACAAGTATATGGCCGAGGATGCATCTAGCAAGAAATTTCTTGTTAGCAATTTCAACAATTACAAGATTGTTGACACTAGGCCCATCATGGAACAATTCTATAAGATCCTTAGGATCTTGGGGAAATTTACCCAACATAACATAAGTATGGATGAAACTTTTTCGGTTTCATCCATCATTGATAAATTGCCATCTTCATGGCAAGATTTTAAACACACACTCAAACACAAGAAAGAAGATATGAATTTGAATGAGTTGGGTAGTCATTTGAGAATTAAAGAATCAATTGGGGCACAAGATAGTGGCAAGGGAAAGGGTAAAGAAGTGGGATCTTCTTCAATTAATATGATTGAAGATAAATGTTGGTCCCttgaataa